In Cydia amplana chromosome 13, ilCydAmpl1.1, whole genome shotgun sequence, a single genomic region encodes these proteins:
- the LOC134653403 gene encoding putative mediator of RNA polymerase II transcription subunit 26: protein MKAVLQTIRILVITSLIIENVRCQDGFSDQDLLRLQQLASNDGQIETITSYSTNIIQRDPSSQSMSSVSVQYHLTDDAQKTEEYNRADRGRSRKVYRIKNPFQRQLEQDDGQKNEVLQDSDSGASNQYAAMQYSLPPEEFLQQMRTENQYLQQQQQQQQQQHQQQQQQQYVSTPAPNLSYTVTPQPQYQYSTINPSNYENNRPNQIPQLEPKMSHSQYHSSNNPFQYNGQNSYSYDGVQSTPSPLPSYVSTSLPNNQYVGTPANTYVSSSSPVFLSSQPNLQQYVSSPIAIQSSSLDYNNNRPTSTIGNPFSYENNDLNKKMQIDHYDNSANGIRYPNPQQYQNEYQTPTSSPSSSPYPDSVRDNWQSALNTGVNSLTKSLQEVSLSQYNNSPYNNQQDGLSDNIENTNSDTHRIGNLASANNVYMNFAQPDYQALNNIRSRTRDIEQETAQPGYYSHGDYGWKMGDKRQLASHDNYPSGNFPRQQVMGLQPEQAVSQMTFHMDTGKPYNYDQISKSAPDSYDSQEFAKAAAKAHEQLKQQQMYGLYQSAFNNNNQGNTYYNTNDKKSSQPSPYGNNNQQDLITASPFYYQNGRENNVESKSKQPFDHAKALKNIVPIDVSNVVPNSDNVKTPQHFDGNSRYAVQNYNKDINEHNLKQYYKQITDAYYKDKNTGYGYNIKSSKSEDVIDELKQLEQNSPYYGKQPTQIPSYNHDNKRYIDGQTAINYASQASNNYQDNLQSSANNPNVQRPQSQVPTDIASILKLNDIPYKLTQGLSPDTLRLHSNNYDQTNIPTPLPGRLNQNVGIHQIDVGSEILSKLIAKQSAYNQNRPDIDAQTGGLLSTINGFRVANPFNVDLKLVAEMLKGKTPGDDTHLLGLRDQFTKPAPIKLDMSQLQQLLLKNDNYGGLSAVSDNLNAYSSPYFDIYNNGRFPYQGVKYSRSQEEEESLPIADGSNNYPIGAVIETDENGHESMSTIDLTAQNGDTLNSFTEDRPKRPLTHITRGDRQRHPNALLPGHHSPRKYPKDVEEPYPLLKPPPPSHSKGRSHSKHGRKRRINKPKITRILRTEPMFEAETSKEEVDTAMTTLLRPPAPVIEAKSDDFSNEKEST, encoded by the exons ATGAAGGCCGTACTGCAAACG ATACGGATACTAGTCATAACCAGTTTAATCATCGAGAACGTCCGCTGTCAGGATGGATTTAGCGATCAGGATCTACTTCGTCTTCAGCAACTCGCATCCAACGATGGTCAAATTGAGACGATCACGAGCTACAGTACCAACATCATCCAGAGGGACCCGAGCAGCCAGTCAATGAGTTCAGTCAGTGTGCAGTACCACCTGACAGACGACGCGCAGAAAACCGAAGAATACAACAGAGCAGATCGTGGAAGGTCTAGGAAAGTTTATCGCATCAAAAATCCCTTTCAACGTCAGTTGGAGCAGGATGACGGGCAAAAGAACGAAGTTCTACAGGACAGCGATTCTGGGGCTAGCAACCAGTATGCGGCAATGCAGTACTCTCTGCCCCCTGAGGAGTTCTTACAGCAGATGAGGACAGAGAACCAATATTTACaacagcaacaacaacaacaacagcagcaacaccagcagcagcagcagcagcaataTGTATCTACTCCCGCTCCCAATCTAAGTTACACTGTAACTCCGCAACCCCAATACCAGTACTCGACAATCAATCCCtctaattatgaaaataatcgtCCTAATCAAATACCACAATTAGAACCTAAAATGTCACACTCGCAGTACCACTCCAGCAATAATCCTTTTCAATATAACGGTCAGAATTCATATTCATATGACGGTGTGCAAAGCACCCCTTCACCCCTCCCTTCATATGTATCGACATCTTTACCTAATAATCAATATGTTGGCACCCCAGCAAACACTTACGTTTCTAGCTCATCGCCAGTGTTTCTCTCCAGCCAACCTAATTTACAGCAATATGTTTCATCACCTATCGCAATTCAATCCAGCTCCCTAGATTACAACAATAACAGGCCTACATCTACAATAGGCAATCCCTTTAGTTatgaaaataatgatttaaataaaaaaatgcaaattgATCATTATGATAACTCTGCAAATGGAATCAGATACCCTAATCCACAACAGTATCAGAACGAATATCAAACACCCACTTCATCGCCATCATCGTCTCCTTACCCGGATTCAGTCCGCGACAACTGGCAAAGCGCTTTAAATACTGGGGTCAATTCACTAACTAAATCATTACAAGAAGTTTCTCTATCGCAGTATAATAATTCACCATACAATAACCAACAAGATGGTTTATCCGACAATATCGAGAATACGAATAGTGATACCCACCGTATCGGCAATTTAGCATCAGCAAATAATGTGTATATGAACTTCGCACAACCCGATTACCAGGCATTAAATAACATACGCAGTCGGACCAGAGATATTGAACAAGAAACTGCACAGCCGGGCTACTACTCCCATGGTGACTATGGGTGGAAAATGGGGGATAAGAGACAACTCGCCTCTCACGACAATTACCCATCAGGGAATTTCCCGAGGCAGCAAGTTATGGGGTTACAGCCTGAACAGGCCGTTAGTCAAATGACGTTTCATATGGACACTGGGAAACCATACAATTATGATCAGATTTCGAAATCAGCTCCTGATAGTTATGACTCTCAAGAATTTGCAAAAGCCGCTGCTAAAGCCCACGAACAACTAAAACAACAACAAATGTATGGACTTTATCAATCGGCGTTTAATAACAATAATCAAGGGAATACATACTACAACACTAATGATAAAAAATCTTCACAGCCGAGCCCATATGGTAATAATAATCAACAAGATCTTATTACGGCGTCACCATTTTACTACCAAAATGGAAGAGAAAATAACGTTGAATCTAAATCGAAACAACCTTTTGACCATGCTAaagctttaaaaaatatagtgCCTATTGATGTATCTAATGTAGTTCCAAATTCCGATAACGTGAAAACGCCACAACATTTTGACGGCAATAGCAGATACGCTGTACAAAACTATAACAAAGATATAAATGAACATAATTTGAAACAATATTACAAACAAATAACTGACGCATACTACAAAGATAAGAATACTGGTTATGGTTACAACATAAAAAGCAGCAAGTCGGAGGATGTCATAGATGAACTTAAGCAGTTAGAACAAAACAGCCCTTATTACGGTAAACAACCGACGCAAATTCCGTCGTATAATCATGACAACAAGCGATACATAGATGGACAAACTGCAATAAATTACGCATCTCAGGCATCTAACAATTATCAAGACAATCTGCAGTCATCCGCTAATAACCCTAACGTCCAGCGCCCCCAAAGTCAAGTTCCGACAGATATAGctagtattttaaaattaaatgatatTCCATACAAATTAACCCAAGGACTATCTCCAGATACTTTACGACTTCACAGTAATAATTATGATCAGACAAACATTCCAACCCCACTGCCAGGACGACTTAATCAAAATGTTGGTATTCACCAAATTGATGTGGGTAGTGAAATACTCAGTAAACTAATAGCCAAACAGTCAGCATACAATCAAAATAGACCTGATATTGATGCACAAACTGGTGGATTATTATCGACCATAAATGGTTTTAGAGTTGCAAACCCATTCAACGTTGATCTTAAATTAGTTGCTGAAATGCTGAAAGGAAAAACACCAGGCGATGACACGCATCTGTTGGGATTACGAGATCAGTTTACGAAACCCGCGCCTATCAAGCTCGACATGTCGCAACTACAGCAGCTTCTGCTTAAAAATGATAATTATGGTGGCCTATCAGCAGTCAGTGACAATCTCAATGCATACAGTAGCccttattttgatatttataacaaCGGCAGATTTCCTTATCAAGGTGTGAAATACTCACGAAGTCAAGAAGAGGAGGAAAGTTTACCTATTGCAGATGGTTCAAATAACTACCCAATTGGTGCAGTCATAGAAACAGATGAAAATGGTCACGAGAGCATGTCTACCATCGATTTAACGGCACAGAATGGTGATACATTAAATAGTTTTACAGAAGATAGGCCTAAGCGACCTTTAACGCACATAACCAGAGGAGATCGGCAGAGACATCCAAATGCGCTTTTACCTGGTCATCATTCACCAAGAAAATATCCTAAAGATGTTGAAGAACCCTACCCACTGCTAAAACCACCTCCTCCATCACATTCCAAAGGCAGAAGCCATAGTAAGCACGGTCGCAAACGACGCATTAACAAACCTAAAATTACGAGAATATTGAGAACGGAACCAATGTTTGAAGCTGAAACCTCGAAAGAGGAAGTAGATACTGCAATGACAACTTTACTAAGACCTCCAGCCCCTGTTATAGAAGCTAAATCAGATGATTTCAGTAATGAGAAGGAAAGTACGTAG
- the LOC134653409 gene encoding uncharacterized protein LOC134653409 → MRWFALILVFAALSTASPAPEPKKYKPEVKESKTNSSLTNEERQFLREVEAKFGIKTDVPVDEEKNKSDNATTKLPPKGDLPKLPFPAVIAIEIVNDTDSKGKGKRTIDANLGYGYRTNTGYSYSYFGKPQEKGKFVLYPYSQEDIPPARANNQYMKGGYTTASPNVEIQPSQAYELVPVKEEQTNSYEYNKPSTEYKSNYENVEGLESPPPLPYKSSQSSPSTLYTTYNGDHFSGLSGQFPSVMPNFFVDSSQLLKSPQYQSAGLTSDYIRSHGPQLEQKVVPVLVLRIPSSYLKNPSAELYANLPQNYPISQYLNNVNLQELVNQYFAKIGYSIAPQIMSYNHSPLSAHVSAAAVAAPVSSPASQYEPQQYANPYVRPAYTQADYSGVQYSAVQPVMAKYPSKYSSPQYYMTPAQAVYHQQPVQNQQYEYQYQYVQSPASYQQYYVDNVDPDYQHISSQTHGQTAAAVDQESTVQHAPAHVQYEESQAAAQQQAHEVPQSSQYRPQQLQSQQYETEAEYELPKEVPKDDAPTKVSVSSYSTPKPQYGAPQEQQQYYSPKEPIQKETIAIYPSSPQSQTIQRYQFDPQSGHSQNYYYEKQVGDDSASKTIVISENYPSQAHTIATVLPFHKTTPKPSKSMQSVNYVTPEPFSSKYQSRYNIMVPQTVLGGATASNEKVSYVNSHSLPAHYLQSGSQQNFEEEYTSGLHQVPDRSSQKAPSFPRNYHSQPKRMVKQENKPESSPSSSSRKRNDKNNKKKSS, encoded by the coding sequence ATATTGGTGTTCGCTGCGTTATCTACAGCGAGCCCCGCTCCCGAACCCAAGAAGTACAAGCCCGAAGTCAAGGAATCCAAAACAAATTCGAGCCTCACAAATGAAGAAAGGCAATTCCTGAGGGAGGTAGAAGCAAAATTCGGAATCAAAACCGATGTGCCTGTAGACGAAGAGAAAAATAAGTCTGACAATGCAACAACGAAACTGCCACCCAAAGGAGACTTACCCAAATTGCCATTCCCTGCGGTTATCGCTATTGAAATAGTAAACGATACGGACTCGAAGGGAAAAGGAAAAAGGACCATCGATGCTAATTTGGGGTACGGATACAGAACAAACACTGGTTATAGTTACTCCTATTTTGGAAAGCCACAAGAAAAAGGAAAATTCGTGTTATACCCATATTCGCAGGAAGATATTCCTCCAGCGCGTGCTAATAACCAATACATGAAAGGAGGTTATACAACGGCCTCACCGAATGTAGAGATCCAGCCGTCCCAGGCTTATGAACTCGTTCCAGTTAAAGAAGAACAAACGAACTCTTATGAATACAATAAACCCTCGACTGAGTATAAATCAAACTATGAAAACGTGGAGGGATTAGAATCTCCTCCACCGCTGCCATACAAATCATCGCAGTCTTCACCCTCTACTTTATACACAACATACAATGGAGATCATTTTTCTGGATTGAGTGGACAATTTCCCTCAGTTATGCCTAACTTCTTCGTAGATTCATCTCAACTCCTTAAAAGCCCTCAATACCAGAGTGCTGGCTTAACTTCAGATTACATCCGATCACACGGACCTCAATTAGAACAAAAAGTGGTTCCTGTACTAGTTTTGAGGATCCCAAGCTCGTATCTTAAGAATCCATCAGCTGAATTGTATGCTAACTTACCACAAAACTATCCGATATCTCAGTATTTGAACAATGTTAATTTGCAAGAGTTAGTCAATCAGTATTTTGCTAAGATTGGATATTCAATAGCACCTCAAATTATGTCTTACAACCATTCGCCTTTATCAGCGCATGTGTCTGCAGCAGCGGTTGCCGCGCCAGTCTCGTCTCCTGCGTCTCAATACGAACCCCAACAATATGCGAACCCGTACGTGCGACCAGCTTATACGCAAGCAGATTACTCCGGAGTTCAATATTCCGCAGTTCAACCTGTCATGGCTAAATATCCTTCAAAGTATTCTTCTCCTCAGTATTATATGACGCCAGCTCAAGCGGTTTACCATCAGCAACCTGTGCAAAACCAGCAGTATGAGTACCAATACCAGTATGTTCAATCCCCAGCATCATATCAACAATATTACGTTGATAATGTTGATCCTGATTATCAGCATATTTCAAGTCAAACTCATGGCCAAACTGCAGCAGCAGTAGACCAAGAGTCTACTGTTCAACATGCTCCTGCTCATGTACAGTACGAGGAATCCCAGGCGGCTGCCCAACAGCAAGCACATGAAGTCCCCCAGTCATCTCAATATAGACCACAACAGCTGCAGTCACAGCAATATGAAACGGAAGCGGAGTATGAGCTACCCAAAGAAGTTCCTAAAGATGATGCTCCTACAAAAGTATCTGTGAGTTCCTACAGTACGCCTAAACCGCAATATGGAGCTCCTCAAGAACAGCAGCAATATTACTCTCCTAAAGAACCCATTCAAAAGGAAACTATTGCAATTTATCCGTCATCTCCACAGAGTCAAACGATACAAAGATACCAATTCGATCCTCAATCAGGTCATTCACAGAACTACTATTATGAAAAACAAGTTGGTGATGATTCTGCCAGCAAAACTATCGTCATCTCGGAGAATTATCCCAGCCAAGCTCACACGATTGCTACCGTTTTACCCTTCCACAAAACGACGCCAAAACCAAGCAAATCAATGCAATCTGTAAACTACGTTACTCCTGAGCCATTTTCTTCCAAATACCAGTCAAGATATAACATTATGGTTCCACAAACAGTTCTTGGAGGTGCAACTGCATCCAATGAGAAAGTATCCTATGTCAATTCTCACTCGTTACCCGCGCACTACCTTCAAAGTGGGTCACAACAAAACTTTGAAGAGGAGTATACAAGCGGGCTCCATCAAGTACCTGATAGAAGTTCACAAAAGGCTCCCTCCTTCCCAAGAAACTACCACAGTCAACCGAAGCGAATGGTGAAACAAGAGAACAAACCAGAGAGCTCACCGTCATCATCTTCGAGGAAACGAAACgacaaaaacaacaaaaagaAATCATCGTAG